The bacterium genome has a window encoding:
- a CDS encoding PKD domain-containing protein has product MRFFVPLLLLFPLHSFAALEITEIMYDLPSPGSDTGREWVEIYNQGPEDVVLSGGQDGWRFNDGSNHLFNEPSVENGGQGSFTISPGTFFILAADAHQFIVDHSGFSATIIDTAMSLKNTNTTVSLIDAEGLVRDSAAYSETMGAKGDGNSLQKINGTWGASSPTPGMTNTSSADSPVPSTTDTNSTEQSSTQTPLFVLSASITSGTQTTIGKPIIFEGQAKKDNDLFTSAQYIWTFGDGQGSEGKNVSHTYTSKGTYTVALNVFYEGQTASDTISVTVSEEQLQETPPIQSTSQITDSPPSPQEEKIDEKTPSVSEKKTTKQAYVLPEKSASITPESIVSETEQTAALAAKESPLMPWLVGLGAVVGIPIAFIFFAKPKKNEADEITIIE; this is encoded by the coding sequence ATGCGTTTTTTCGTTCCACTTCTCCTTCTTTTTCCTTTGCATTCCTTTGCCGCACTTGAAATAACCGAAATTATGTATGACTTGCCGTCTCCGGGATCGGATACGGGAAGGGAATGGGTGGAGATATATAATCAGGGACCGGAAGATGTTGTCCTTTCCGGGGGTCAGGACGGATGGAGATTTAATGATGGCTCAAACCATTTATTCAATGAACCCTCAGTGGAAAACGGTGGACAGGGTTCATTTACGATTTCACCCGGAACATTTTTTATTCTCGCGGCTGACGCACACCAATTTATTGTTGATCACTCTGGTTTTTCCGCGACAATTATAGACACGGCAATGAGCTTAAAGAATACCAATACAACGGTAAGTCTTATTGACGCCGAAGGTCTTGTACGCGACTCCGCAGCGTATTCGGAAACAATGGGAGCAAAAGGAGACGGTAATTCCCTGCAAAAAATAAATGGGACATGGGGTGCTTCATCTCCGACGCCGGGAATGACAAATACATCCTCTGCGGATTCGCCGGTACCTTCCACCACGGACACAAATTCAACGGAACAGTCTTCGACACAGACGCCTTTATTCGTGCTCTCTGCCTCTATTACGAGTGGTACGCAAACAACTATCGGTAAACCGATAATATTTGAAGGGCAGGCAAAAAAAGACAATGACCTGTTTACCTCAGCTCAATACATATGGACATTTGGAGACGGGCAGGGAAGTGAGGGGAAAAATGTCTCCCATACCTACACGTCCAAAGGAACATACACGGTTGCGTTAAATGTATTTTACGAAGGACAAACTGCTTCCGATACGATTTCAGTTACCGTTTCGGAAGAGCAATTACAAGAAACCCCACCAATCCAGTCTACTTCTCAAATCACAGATTCCCCTCCTTCACCTCAGGAAGAAAAAATTGATGAAAAAACTCCATCCGTATCGGAGAAAAAAACAACAAAACAAGCATATGTTCTTCCCGAAAAATCTGCTAGTATAACGCCTGAAAGTATTGTGTCTGAAACAGAACAAACCGCCGCTCTTGCGGCTAAAGAAAGCCCTCTTATGCCATGGCTCGTAGGCCTTGGCGCGGTTGTCGGTATCCCGATCGCCTTTATCTTTTTTGCAAAGCCGAAAAAAAATGAGGCGGACGAAATAACAATAATTGAATGA
- a CDS encoding type IV secretion system DNA-binding domain-containing protein, which produces MHDENKVIYFAETDARGRKQKFGIKLKDRSRHVYVIGKTGMGKSTMLENMAIQDIQNGEGMAFVDPHGKTAELLLDYVPESRAKDVIYFAPFDTDHPISFNVMEDVGPDKRHLVANGLMSAFKKIWIDAWSARMEYILGNILLALLEYPDSTLIGVNRMLADKDYRNKVIANITDPSVKAFWTDEFARYGDRYMQEAGAAIQNKIGQFISNPLVRNIIGQPKSTFDLRKVMDEKKILIINLSKGRVGEANANLLGSMLITKIYLGAMSRADASENQMKSLPPFYLFVDEFQSFANESFADILSESRKYKLSLTIAHQYIEQMSEEVRAAVFGNVGTMVIFRVGAYDAEVLEKEFSPEFTLEDMVNLGFTQIYLKLMIEGVTSPPFSATTLPPIDRPSTSYKDKIIEHSRQAFAQTRTTVEEYIRNWHEPIKKEENNKRPAFNNQQARPVEEKRPNPFSALRSGENSVPVKKYPVPPSSSPVPIPTPVPVSLNTLSPAYQQKKKENKGPTQKSLSELKEALADVLAKSEKEEPAEPKKESTESKPPVEGTGKSGHPKEIPESTLKKVLEDDK; this is translated from the coding sequence ATGCACGATGAAAATAAAGTCATATATTTTGCCGAAACCGATGCACGTGGCAGAAAACAGAAGTTCGGCATAAAACTCAAAGACCGTTCACGTCACGTATATGTCATTGGGAAAACCGGAATGGGTAAGTCCACCATGCTTGAAAACATGGCCATCCAAGATATACAAAACGGTGAAGGCATGGCTTTTGTCGACCCGCATGGCAAGACCGCCGAACTTCTTTTGGATTATGTTCCCGAATCGCGGGCAAAAGACGTTATTTACTTTGCTCCTTTTGATACCGACCATCCCATTTCTTTCAATGTTATGGAGGATGTTGGACCCGACAAACGCCACCTCGTAGCGAACGGCCTGATGAGCGCGTTCAAGAAGATATGGATAGACGCATGGTCGGCGCGCATGGAATATATTTTGGGGAACATTTTGCTGGCTCTTCTTGAATATCCGGACTCAACACTTATCGGTGTTAACCGCATGCTTGCCGACAAAGACTATCGAAACAAAGTTATCGCAAACATCACCGACCCCTCGGTCAAGGCGTTTTGGACCGACGAGTTTGCCCGATATGGAGATAGGTATATGCAAGAAGCCGGTGCGGCTATTCAAAATAAAATCGGACAATTCATTTCAAACCCACTTGTGCGAAACATCATCGGACAGCCGAAATCGACGTTTGATTTGCGAAAAGTGATGGATGAGAAAAAAATACTCATCATCAACCTTTCAAAAGGCCGGGTGGGGGAAGCGAACGCGAATCTTTTGGGAAGCATGCTTATTACCAAAATATATCTCGGGGCGATGTCAAGGGCGGATGCAAGCGAAAACCAAATGAAAAGTCTTCCGCCGTTCTATCTTTTTGTCGACGAATTCCAGTCGTTTGCGAACGAATCGTTTGCCGACATTCTTTCGGAATCGAGAAAATACAAACTGAGCCTTACTATAGCGCATCAGTATATCGAGCAGATGTCCGAAGAAGTGCGCGCCGCTGTCTTTGGAAACGTGGGCACGATGGTTATTTTCCGTGTTGGTGCCTATGACGCCGAAGTTCTAGAAAAAGAATTTTCTCCGGAGTTTACACTCGAGGACATGGTGAACCTCGGCTTCACCCAAATCTATCTGAAGCTGATGATTGAGGGAGTCACTTCTCCTCCATTCTCCGCCACCACTCTTCCTCCGATTGACCGCCCTTCGACATCATACAAGGACAAGATTATCGAACACTCGCGCCAGGCATTCGCTCAGACACGGACTACTGTCGAGGAATATATCAGAAACTGGCACGAACCCATCAAAAAGGAAGAAAACAACAAACGTCCCGCATTTAACAACCAACAGGCAAGACCTGTGGAAGAAAAACGGCCGAATCCTTTTTCTGCGCTTCGCTCCGGAGAAAATAGTGTGCCAGTGAAAAAATATCCGGTGCCTCCGTCCTCTTCTCCTGTGCCTATCCCCACGCCCGTTCCTGTATCTCTCAACACTCTTTCTCCTGCATATCAGCAAAAGAAAAAAGAAAATAAAGGACCGACGCAAAAAAGTCTCTCCGAACTTAAAGAAGCGCTTGCGGATGTTTTGGCAAAAAGCGAAAAAGAAGAGCCGGCAGAGCCCAAGAAAGAATCAACGGAATCCAAACCGCCCGTAGAAGGCACAGGGAAGTCTGGACATCCCAAAGAAATTCCGGAATCTACCTTAAAAAAAGTTCTGGAAGACGATAAATAA